A single genomic interval of Mycobacterium sp. DL592 harbors:
- a CDS encoding MbtH family protein produces the protein MSTNPFDDDAGQFYVLVNDEEQHSLWPAFAEIPSGWQIVFGVAGRGECLDFVEQHWTDIRPRSLRRGGLDSAVRQC, from the coding sequence ATGAGTACCAACCCGTTTGACGATGACGCAGGCCAGTTCTACGTCCTGGTCAATGACGAGGAGCAGCACAGTCTGTGGCCGGCCTTCGCTGAGATTCCCAGTGGCTGGCAGATCGTGTTCGGCGTAGCGGGCCGGGGCGAGTGCCTCGACTTCGTCGAGCAGCACTGGACCGACATCCGGCCGAGAAGCCTGCGCAGGGGAGGTCTCGACAGTGCCGTCCGGCAGTGCTAA
- a CDS encoding non-ribosomal peptide synthetase, with the protein MTGTDIEDVLALSPLQLGLFSHTTLLGPGAEDPYVIAMSADITGPLDVSLLRDCAATMLSRHPNLRVSFWHDDLPRPVQIVPATVDVPWRQARASAHQAPGIEEQERARPFDLAHGPLIRFLLIELPEQHWRLVITAHHIVIDGWSLPVFIGELLTLYRHGGTPDVLAPPRLYRDYIGWLAGRDPRADERVWRRHLSGLPGPSLLSPELGGPGAGLPGRTEITLPVEDTEHLAAAARARGLTLNTVLQMAWALILSRLTGRDDVVFGVTVSGRPSELTGVETMVGLFINTIPLRVRLDPSHTVAQHCSSLQGEAAELRDHSYLTHGELRSLAGVGEMFDSLLVYESFPPGDVVGGQEFTAGPVTFRPTGMESLTHFPVTVAAHRSGAGLTLMVEVTDGALGSMTPDVLGRRILSTMRSLVDRWDAPLGRVSIAVDDGTADRAVVTPPATRVCGGVAEHFAKAAAQHADSLALRWSGGELTYRELDERSDRLAGLLAEAGVCRETPVAIRLSRGGDYVIAMLGVLKAGGMYVPLEPTMPPARTLSMMAQCGATIVIDGNTMAAALQAPRLRVPALPDQAAYVVFTSGTTGEPKGVIGTHRALLAYIDDHADRMLRPAAEQLGRRLRIGHAWSFAFDAAWQPLAGLLFGHSVHIVDEDDRRDADALVRIVGGHGIDMLDVTPSLFGHLRQAGLLEATALKVLALGGEAVGSAEWDDIRKSCAQGGLTAHNCYGPTEATVEAVVAAIGDHEAPVIGYPTRGSGCAVLDAWLHPVPDGVVGELYLTGHQLTRGYLGRSAETATRFVATAGGGRMYRTGDLVRRNADGALTFLGRADAQIQVRGHRVEPGEIEAVLAALPGVRHVHVAVHPAAAGPRLIAYLVGEAAVPDLRAELRNRLPRYMRPHRVVVVDTIPLTMNGKVDEAALAAMVGPEDTSAPPRTPTEITLARAVADLLSLDEVDIDADLLELGLDSIVALSVAQIARRDGLALPARLILESGTTRELAAAVDRGIADDSAAGPEPQGPVPALPNAHWLYEHGDPRRLAQVQLLALPEGTDAERLRVLLDASASAHEMLCSRIDLATMTFRSDGPGGIPLTEIEVAGDPVAATAEHAAAAIERLDPQGGCLVEALWLHRHAEPGVLVLAAQVLAMDPSSWRIVLGELAAGLQAPAGLEPMPEQMSYRRWAARAAERVAALDTMGFWLAQLDGEDPALGARRIRPGRDRARDLQVTATVTDAELTGRLFRGQRPIQDALADACARMIDRWRAARAQPAAVPLLALETHGRAGGADDTVGLLSAIYPLRVQPGRPMPEIDGYAQDYALLRYWRADTAERLRSLREPQVLLNYLGRVDGLPTTGAPVSMVPEPNAAVRHELTLIGAVSGGQLVTQWRTVADIFSPPEVTELQSLWQDALREVAR; encoded by the coding sequence ATGACGGGCACCGACATCGAGGACGTCCTGGCACTGTCGCCGCTTCAGCTGGGTCTGTTCTCGCACACCACCCTGCTCGGGCCCGGCGCCGAGGACCCGTATGTCATCGCGATGTCGGCCGACATCACCGGCCCGCTCGATGTCAGCCTGCTGCGGGATTGCGCGGCAACGATGTTGAGCCGCCACCCCAACCTGCGGGTCAGCTTCTGGCACGACGACCTGCCGCGGCCCGTCCAGATCGTGCCGGCCACCGTCGACGTGCCGTGGCGGCAGGCTCGTGCCTCGGCCCACCAGGCGCCGGGGATCGAAGAACAGGAACGGGCAAGGCCGTTCGATCTGGCTCACGGTCCGTTGATTCGCTTCCTGCTGATCGAGCTACCGGAGCAGCACTGGCGCCTGGTCATCACCGCACACCACATCGTGATCGACGGCTGGTCACTGCCGGTGTTCATCGGCGAACTGCTTACGCTGTACCGCCATGGCGGCACCCCTGACGTTCTCGCGCCGCCCCGGTTGTACCGCGACTACATCGGCTGGCTCGCCGGGCGGGACCCGCGCGCCGACGAACGGGTGTGGCGCCGCCACCTGAGCGGCTTGCCGGGGCCGTCACTGTTGTCACCCGAGCTCGGCGGCCCTGGGGCCGGCCTGCCCGGCCGCACCGAGATCACGCTGCCCGTGGAGGACACCGAACACCTCGCCGCCGCGGCTCGCGCCCGTGGGCTCACCCTCAACACCGTGCTGCAGATGGCGTGGGCGCTGATCCTGTCCCGGTTGACCGGCCGCGACGACGTCGTCTTCGGTGTCACCGTCTCCGGTCGCCCCTCGGAACTGACCGGTGTGGAAACCATGGTGGGCCTGTTCATCAACACAATCCCGCTGCGGGTCCGGCTGGACCCCAGTCACACTGTGGCCCAGCACTGTTCGAGCCTGCAGGGAGAGGCCGCCGAACTGCGCGACCACAGCTACCTGACCCATGGCGAGCTGCGGTCACTGGCGGGGGTCGGCGAGATGTTCGACAGCCTGCTGGTCTACGAGAGCTTTCCACCCGGCGACGTCGTCGGTGGGCAGGAGTTCACCGCAGGCCCGGTGACCTTCCGGCCTACCGGCATGGAGAGCCTGACCCACTTCCCGGTCACCGTGGCCGCTCACCGCAGCGGCGCGGGCCTGACGCTGATGGTCGAGGTCACCGACGGAGCGCTGGGGTCGATGACCCCCGACGTGCTCGGCCGGAGAATCCTCTCGACGATGCGCAGCCTCGTCGACAGGTGGGACGCGCCGCTGGGCCGGGTCAGCATCGCGGTCGACGACGGGACCGCCGACCGGGCCGTGGTAACACCGCCGGCCACCCGAGTATGCGGAGGAGTCGCCGAACACTTTGCGAAAGCCGCTGCCCAACATGCCGATTCGTTAGCTCTGCGCTGGTCGGGCGGCGAGCTGACCTACCGGGAGCTCGACGAGCGTTCCGATCGGCTGGCGGGCCTGCTCGCCGAGGCGGGCGTCTGCCGCGAGACACCCGTCGCGATCCGGTTATCCCGCGGCGGTGACTACGTGATCGCCATGCTGGGTGTGCTCAAGGCCGGCGGCATGTACGTGCCGCTTGAACCGACGATGCCGCCTGCGCGGACGCTCTCAATGATGGCCCAGTGCGGCGCCACCATCGTTATCGACGGGAACACCATGGCCGCCGCCCTGCAGGCACCGCGCCTGCGGGTACCGGCATTGCCGGACCAGGCCGCCTACGTGGTGTTCACCTCCGGCACCACGGGAGAACCCAAGGGCGTCATCGGAACTCACCGTGCACTGCTGGCCTATATCGACGACCATGCCGACCGAATGCTGCGCCCCGCAGCCGAGCAGCTGGGCCGCCGGCTTCGCATCGGGCACGCCTGGTCGTTCGCCTTCGACGCGGCCTGGCAGCCGCTGGCCGGATTGCTCTTCGGTCACAGCGTGCACATCGTCGACGAGGACGATCGCCGCGACGCCGACGCGCTGGTGCGGATCGTCGGCGGCCACGGGATCGACATGCTCGACGTCACCCCGTCGCTGTTCGGTCACCTTCGCCAGGCGGGACTGCTGGAGGCCACGGCGCTGAAGGTTCTGGCCCTCGGCGGTGAGGCGGTCGGTTCGGCCGAATGGGACGACATTCGAAAGAGCTGCGCCCAGGGAGGGCTGACGGCGCACAACTGCTACGGCCCGACCGAGGCGACAGTCGAAGCTGTGGTGGCGGCGATTGGCGACCACGAGGCACCCGTCATCGGCTATCCCACCCGCGGAAGCGGCTGTGCGGTTTTGGACGCTTGGCTGCACCCGGTACCCGACGGCGTGGTGGGCGAGCTGTACCTGACCGGACATCAGCTGACCCGAGGCTATCTCGGCCGGTCCGCCGAGACCGCCACGCGGTTCGTCGCCACCGCCGGCGGCGGCCGAATGTACCGAACCGGTGACCTCGTTCGCCGAAATGCCGACGGCGCTTTGACTTTTCTGGGCCGGGCCGATGCGCAGATCCAGGTTCGGGGGCATCGCGTCGAACCGGGCGAGATCGAAGCAGTGCTGGCTGCACTGCCCGGTGTGCGGCACGTCCACGTGGCCGTCCACCCTGCCGCGGCAGGCCCGCGGTTGATCGCCTACCTGGTCGGCGAGGCGGCGGTGCCCGATCTGCGCGCCGAACTGCGCAACCGGCTGCCGCGCTACATGCGCCCGCATCGCGTGGTCGTCGTCGACACCATCCCGCTGACGATGAACGGGAAAGTCGACGAGGCGGCGCTGGCCGCCATGGTCGGGCCGGAGGACACCTCCGCACCGCCACGCACCCCGACCGAGATCACGCTGGCGCGTGCGGTCGCAGACCTGTTGAGCCTCGACGAGGTCGACATCGACGCCGACCTTCTGGAACTCGGACTGGACAGTATCGTCGCGCTCTCTGTCGCCCAGATCGCCCGCCGCGACGGCCTGGCCCTGCCCGCGCGGCTGATCCTCGAAAGCGGGACGACACGGGAACTCGCGGCCGCAGTCGACCGCGGTATCGCCGACGACAGCGCTGCCGGTCCAGAACCTCAGGGCCCGGTTCCCGCGCTGCCCAATGCGCACTGGCTCTATGAGCACGGCGACCCGCGACGCCTGGCACAGGTACAGCTGCTAGCGCTGCCGGAGGGCACCGATGCCGAGCGGCTCCGCGTGCTGCTGGACGCCAGCGCTTCTGCTCACGAGATGCTGTGTAGCCGGATTGATCTGGCGACGATGACCTTTCGCAGCGACGGTCCGGGCGGCATCCCGCTGACGGAGATCGAGGTGGCCGGCGACCCGGTAGCTGCGACCGCCGAACATGCCGCCGCTGCCATCGAACGTCTGGACCCCCAAGGGGGCTGCCTGGTCGAGGCGCTGTGGCTGCACCGGCACGCCGAGCCCGGTGTGCTGGTGCTAGCGGCTCAAGTGCTGGCGATGGACCCGTCGTCATGGCGCATCGTCCTCGGTGAGCTCGCCGCGGGCCTGCAGGCCCCAGCCGGTCTCGAACCGATGCCCGAGCAGATGAGCTATCGCCGTTGGGCGGCCCGCGCCGCCGAGCGGGTGGCCGCCCTGGACACGATGGGCTTCTGGCTGGCACAGCTCGACGGCGAGGATCCGGCCCTGGGAGCCAGGCGGATTCGGCCCGGACGAGACCGGGCCCGCGATCTCCAGGTCACCGCGACCGTCACCGATGCCGAGCTCACCGGGCGACTGTTCCGCGGTCAGCGACCGATTCAGGATGCCCTGGCCGATGCGTGCGCCCGGATGATCGACCGATGGCGGGCCGCACGGGCGCAGCCTGCCGCGGTCCCGCTGCTCGCACTCGAAACGCACGGCCGGGCCGGCGGCGCTGATGACACCGTGGGGCTGCTCAGCGCCATCTATCCGCTGCGGGTTCAGCCGGGTCGCCCCATGCCGGAGATCGACGGGTACGCACAGGATTACGCTCTGCTGCGTTATTGGCGCGCCGACACCGCCGAGCGGTTGCGCAGCCTTCGCGAGCCGCAAGTGCTGCTCAACTACCTGGGGCGCGTCGACGGTCTCCCGACGACCGGGGCACCGGTGTCGATGGTGCCCGAACCGAACGCCGCCGTCCGCCACGAGCTGACCCTGATCGGCGCGGTGAGCGGCGGCCAACTGGTCACCCAGTGGCGCACCGTTGCCGACATCTTCAGCCCACCGGAAGTTACTGAGCTGCAATCACTCTGGCAGGATGCGCTGCGCGAGGTGGCCCGATGA
- the eccB gene encoding type VII secretion protein EccB: MTGAHPEDDRRSFSSRTPANANPDRVIYRRGFITRHQVSAWRFVMRRIASGLALHDTRMLVEPLRSQSRAVLMGVLLAVTAVLGCFVFSLLRPAGVAGSDPILADRSTAALYVRVDGKLHPVLNLTSARLVSGRPAEPTMVTSDQLDGFARGNLIGIPGAPERMVQNPIRDSEWAVCDGSEPRADAAGVTVIAGPVDRSGARAHDLPASAAVPVAGPEGTWLLWGGRRSAIDPADRAVADALGLPAAGGAARPISPGLFNAIPEGSALRVPQIPGAGLPPVFALPVAAPVGAVVIAYRTDGTPTNYAVLPDGLQPVSPVLAAVLRNANSYGFAQPPTLTADDIVRLPVSSQLDVAAFPDRPVALVDPAQAPVTCALWQRADGATTSSLTLLSGSMLPTPDGTHPVDLIGGNTAGTATRVTLPAGRGYFVRTVGQQDSSPPSGALFWISDTGVRYGIGTDPSTTEKTVAALGLTQPPIPMPWPVLSLLAPGPALSQSDALVVYDAVRPALPQEAR, encoded by the coding sequence ATGACCGGAGCGCACCCCGAGGACGACCGGCGGTCGTTCTCCTCCCGCACGCCGGCCAACGCCAACCCCGACCGGGTGATCTACCGGCGGGGGTTCATCACCCGGCATCAGGTCAGTGCATGGCGGTTCGTGATGCGCCGCATCGCATCCGGGCTCGCGCTGCACGACACCCGCATGCTCGTCGAGCCGCTGCGTAGCCAGTCCCGCGCGGTGTTGATGGGGGTACTGCTGGCGGTGACCGCCGTGCTGGGCTGCTTCGTCTTCTCCCTGCTACGTCCCGCCGGTGTTGCGGGCAGTGATCCGATCCTCGCCGACCGGTCGACCGCCGCGCTGTACGTGCGTGTCGACGGAAAGTTGCATCCGGTGCTGAACCTGACCTCCGCGCGGCTGGTGAGCGGGCGTCCCGCGGAGCCGACCATGGTCACCAGCGATCAGCTCGACGGCTTCGCCCGCGGCAATCTGATCGGCATCCCGGGGGCACCGGAACGCATGGTGCAGAACCCAATCCGGGACTCCGAGTGGGCGGTGTGTGACGGCAGCGAGCCGCGCGCCGATGCCGCCGGCGTCACCGTGATCGCCGGACCGGTCGACCGCAGCGGAGCGCGTGCACACGACCTTCCGGCGTCCGCCGCCGTCCCGGTCGCCGGTCCCGAGGGGACCTGGCTGTTGTGGGGCGGGCGGCGCAGCGCGATCGACCCGGCCGACCGGGCGGTCGCCGACGCACTCGGCCTGCCCGCGGCGGGCGGTGCGGCCAGGCCCATCTCACCGGGATTGTTCAACGCGATTCCGGAAGGGTCGGCGCTGCGGGTTCCACAGATCCCGGGTGCGGGGCTGCCGCCAGTCTTCGCACTCCCGGTCGCCGCGCCGGTCGGGGCGGTGGTGATCGCCTACCGCACCGACGGCACCCCGACGAACTACGCGGTACTGCCGGACGGACTCCAACCCGTCAGCCCCGTGCTGGCCGCGGTGCTGCGTAACGCGAACTCCTACGGGTTCGCGCAGCCCCCCACACTGACGGCCGATGACATTGTTCGCCTTCCTGTTTCGTCGCAGTTGGATGTGGCGGCCTTTCCCGACCGTCCCGTCGCTCTGGTCGACCCCGCGCAAGCACCGGTGACATGTGCGCTGTGGCAGCGGGCCGACGGTGCGACAACGAGTTCCCTGACGCTGCTTTCGGGCTCGATGCTTCCCACACCTGACGGGACCCACCCGGTCGATCTGATCGGCGGGAACACTGCGGGCACGGCGACCCGCGTGACGTTGCCTGCCGGCCGCGGTTACTTCGTCCGGACCGTCGGTCAACAGGACAGCTCACCGCCCTCGGGTGCGTTGTTCTGGATCTCCGACACCGGGGTGCGCTACGGCATCGGCACCGACCCGTCGACTACTGAAAAGACCGTTGCCGCTCTGGGTTTGACGCAGCCACCGATTCCGATGCCCTGGCCGGTGCTGAGCCTGCTCGCACCTGGCCCCGCGCTGTCCCAGTCCGACGCCCTCGTGGTCTACGACGCGGTCCGGCCGGCCCTGCCCCAGGAGGCCCGATGA
- the eccA gene encoding type VII secretion AAA-ATPase EccA gives MGLEADLVTRFAHCCRALGVPVYERRRPADRAAAHRGFTELTRIAGDQCDVWTGLAAAGESTPEVLAEVVRTVDTSGTLQRRIELPTGTLGFDYDTGLYLRFHATGPDDFRLAYAAALAIDGQFAAADHALSTVRGRRPDWREARWVDAALHYRAQRWSDVVRLLTPLVGDPALDPVSGHAARVCLGIALARLGMFAPALSHLDQHDGPVALAALDGALAKALALRAYGDDDSAADVLHEVYAAHPGNDQVETALSDPTFGIVTTTAARIEARTDPWNPETEPTAGDFIDPEAHDRKAALLQDAERELAEFIGLEEVKDQVARLKSSVAMALRREERGLTVAQRSHHLVFAGPPGTGKTTIARVVAKIYCGLGLLKKENVKEVHRADLIGQHIGETEAKTNAIIDSALDGVLFLDEAYALVATGAKNDFGLVAIDTLLARMENDRDRLVVIIAGYRADLDRFLDTNEGLRSRFTRSIDFPSYTAGELVEIASAMARQRDSVFDEAALADLEALFEQLAGSTTPDSAGVARRSLDIAGNGRFVRNVVERSEEEREFRLDHTGPAVADFTDEQLMTITAPDVVNAVRPLLRGLGLLVPA, from the coding sequence GTGGGCCTGGAGGCGGACCTGGTCACCCGGTTCGCGCACTGCTGCAGGGCGCTGGGTGTTCCGGTCTATGAGCGGCGTAGGCCCGCCGACCGTGCCGCCGCGCACCGGGGCTTCACTGAACTGACCCGTATCGCTGGCGATCAATGCGATGTATGGACGGGTCTGGCCGCCGCCGGCGAATCCACACCGGAGGTGCTGGCCGAAGTCGTCCGCACCGTCGACACCAGCGGAACGCTGCAGCGCCGGATCGAACTTCCGACCGGGACATTGGGATTCGACTACGACACCGGGCTGTATCTGCGGTTCCACGCCACCGGACCGGACGACTTCCGCCTGGCATACGCCGCGGCACTGGCCATCGACGGACAGTTCGCCGCGGCCGACCACGCGCTCAGCACCGTTCGCGGGCGGCGGCCGGACTGGCGTGAGGCGCGCTGGGTCGACGCGGCCCTGCACTACCGAGCCCAACGCTGGTCGGATGTCGTCAGGCTACTGACCCCGCTCGTCGGCGATCCCGCCCTGGACCCGGTCTCCGGGCACGCGGCACGGGTGTGTCTGGGCATCGCACTGGCCCGCCTCGGCATGTTCGCGCCTGCACTGTCGCACCTTGACCAGCATGACGGCCCGGTCGCCCTGGCGGCCCTCGATGGCGCCCTGGCCAAAGCCCTGGCGCTGCGCGCCTACGGGGACGACGACTCCGCGGCAGACGTCCTGCACGAGGTGTACGCGGCCCATCCGGGCAACGACCAGGTCGAGACGGCCTTGTCCGACCCGACGTTTGGCATCGTGACCACCACCGCGGCACGCATCGAAGCCCGGACCGATCCCTGGAACCCCGAAACAGAGCCCACCGCAGGCGATTTCATCGACCCTGAGGCTCACGACCGCAAGGCGGCACTCCTGCAGGACGCCGAGCGGGAATTGGCCGAGTTCATCGGTCTCGAGGAGGTCAAGGATCAGGTTGCGCGGCTGAAGAGTTCGGTCGCGATGGCGCTGCGACGCGAGGAGCGCGGTCTGACGGTTGCGCAGCGTTCGCACCATCTGGTCTTCGCCGGCCCGCCGGGAACCGGCAAGACCACCATCGCCCGGGTGGTCGCCAAGATCTACTGCGGGCTGGGCCTGTTGAAAAAGGAGAACGTCAAGGAGGTGCACCGGGCCGATCTGATCGGTCAGCACATCGGTGAGACCGAAGCCAAGACCAACGCCATCATCGACAGCGCCCTGGACGGCGTGCTGTTCCTCGACGAGGCCTACGCCCTGGTGGCCACCGGCGCCAAGAACGACTTCGGCCTGGTGGCCATCGACACCCTGTTGGCCCGGATGGAGAACGACCGCGACCGACTGGTGGTGATCATCGCCGGCTACCGCGCCGACCTCGACCGCTTCCTGGACACCAACGAAGGTCTGCGCTCCCGGTTCACCCGCAGCATCGACTTCCCCTCCTACACCGCCGGTGAACTCGTCGAGATCGCCAGCGCGATGGCCCGCCAACGCGACAGCGTCTTCGACGAAGCGGCGCTCGCGGATCTTGAGGCGCTCTTCGAACAGTTGGCGGGTTCCACCACGCCGGATTCGGCCGGTGTGGCCAGGCGCAGCCTCGATATCGCCGGTAACGGCCGGTTCGTACGCAACGTCGTCGAACGTTCCGAGGAGGAACGCGAATTCCGGCTTGACCACACCGGGCCGGCCGTGGCCGACTTCACCGACGAGCAGCTGATGACGATCACCGCCCCGGATGTGGTCAATGCCGTGCGGCCGCTGCTGCGCGGACTGGGCCTGTTGGTCCCGGCATGA
- the mbtG gene encoding NADPH-dependent L-lysine N(6)-monooxygenase MbtG, protein MKLVIVGAGAKAVAVAAKAAVLREMGVPAPAIVAVESRTVAGNWHAAGGWTDGRHRLGTSPDKDVGFPYRSTLLPGRNAELDQRMTQLSWQTYLVARGGFAEWVDRGKPAPTHEMWADYLRWVAERAGLTIVHGAAVRLSLDGPQWVVHTHDSRVRGDAVMITGPGQPDRSVLPGHPQVLSIARFWQLASRRDRIDAERVAVIGGGETAASMLDELFHHRVSTITVISPQATLFTRGESFFENRLFSDPTDWAGLSVAERREVMARTDRGVFSARVQDSLLADDRIRHLRGRVAHAVAADGRIRITLQTDQGGERLETVHGFDLVIDGSGADPLWFIPLLGQDALDLIEVALNAPVTGELLQRSIGDDLALAGVAPKLFLPNLSGLAQGPGFPNLSCLGLLSDRILGADLRPTDPKIRRNHEYQPV, encoded by the coding sequence ATGAAGCTGGTGATCGTCGGCGCAGGCGCGAAGGCGGTTGCGGTCGCGGCCAAGGCTGCGGTGCTGCGCGAGATGGGTGTGCCGGCCCCCGCCATCGTCGCCGTGGAGAGCCGGACGGTCGCGGGCAACTGGCACGCGGCCGGCGGGTGGACCGACGGCAGGCACAGGCTGGGCACCAGTCCGGACAAGGATGTCGGATTCCCCTACCGGTCAACACTTCTGCCCGGCCGAAACGCCGAGCTCGATCAGCGAATGACCCAGCTGAGCTGGCAGACCTATCTGGTGGCCCGCGGCGGGTTCGCCGAGTGGGTCGACCGGGGAAAGCCCGCCCCGACCCACGAGATGTGGGCGGATTACCTGCGGTGGGTTGCCGAGCGTGCCGGACTGACGATCGTCCACGGTGCGGCCGTCAGGCTGTCGCTGGACGGCCCGCAATGGGTGGTGCACACCCACGACTCCCGCGTCCGCGGTGACGCGGTGATGATCACCGGTCCCGGCCAACCGGACCGATCGGTGTTGCCGGGCCACCCGCAGGTGCTCTCCATCGCCCGGTTCTGGCAGCTCGCGTCCCGCAGAGACCGGATCGATGCCGAGCGGGTCGCGGTGATCGGCGGTGGCGAGACCGCGGCGTCGATGCTCGATGAGCTTTTCCACCATCGGGTTTCGACGATCACGGTGATCTCCCCGCAGGCGACATTGTTCACTCGCGGCGAGAGCTTCTTCGAGAACCGGTTGTTCAGTGACCCGACTGACTGGGCGGGGCTGAGCGTCGCGGAGCGGCGTGAGGTGATGGCCCGGACCGACCGGGGAGTGTTCTCGGCCCGCGTGCAGGACTCGCTGCTGGCCGACGACCGGATCCGCCATCTCCGCGGACGCGTCGCCCACGCGGTGGCTGCCGACGGGCGAATCCGGATCACGCTGCAGACCGACCAGGGCGGCGAACGGCTGGAGACCGTCCACGGCTTCGATCTGGTGATCGACGGTTCGGGCGCCGATCCGTTGTGGTTCATACCGCTACTGGGCCAGGACGCGCTGGACCTGATCGAGGTCGCGCTGAACGCGCCGGTGACGGGCGAGCTGTTGCAACGCTCCATCGGCGACGACCTCGCCCTCGCCGGGGTCGCACCGAAACTGTTCCTGCCCAACCTCTCCGGGCTCGCCCAGGGCCCCGGCTTTCCCAACCTGAGCTGTCTCGGGTTGCTGTCCGACCGCATCCTGGGCGCCGACCTCCGTCCAACCGATCCGAAGATCAGGAGAAACCATGAGTACCAACCCGTTTGA